CCGTTCGGGCCGTCGATCTCGAAGTAGTAGATCTCCTCCAGCTCCGACTCGACACCGGGCCGGTGCTCGTCGTGCTTGTGCGGCGGATACGAGGACCAGTTGCCGCCGGGGGTGATGACCTCGACGGCGATGAGCTGGTCGCACTCGAAGGCGTCGGCGGAGGCGAAATTGCGCACCTGACGTGCGCAGTTGCCACTGCCTCGGTCTTCGACGGGGACCTCCGGCGCGGGGCCGTAGCGGGCGGGGAGTCGGCGCTCGCACTTCGCTCCTGCCAGGGCGAAGCGGCCTCCCGCACCGGAGGCGATCTGGGCCCGGGCGTCACGGGGCACGTACGCGAAGTCGGAGACCTCCGCGAACACGCTTTCCCTGCCCAGGATTTGGAACTCTTCGTCCTCTATGCGCACCGTACAGGCGCCACCCAGCGGAAGCACGATCCACTCGCTGTCGCCGGTGGTGAAGGTGTGGGTGCCGCCCGGTCCGAGGTCGACCACGCGCAGGCTGCTGTGGGTCCAGCCGGCGTACTTGGGAT
This portion of the Streptomyces mirabilis genome encodes:
- the iolB gene encoding 5-deoxy-glucuronate isomerase; its protein translation is MTDPRTHSPTDVPRSNGLYVPRGATAGGLYAVDIDPKYAGWTHSSLRVVDLGPGGTHTFTTGDSEWIVLPLGGACTVRIEDEEFQILGRESVFAEVSDFAYVPRDARAQIASGAGGRFALAGAKCERRLPARYGPAPEVPVEDRGSGNCARQVRNFASADAFECDQLIAVEVITPGGNWSSYPPHKHDEHRPGVESELEEIYYFEIDGPNGFGYQRVFPSREGGSDVLAEVRTGDAVLVPDGWHGPSIAQPGHTMYYLNVMAGPGEEREWRICFHPGHLESTEGYR